The following are from one region of the Fusarium verticillioides 7600 chromosome 1, whole genome shotgun sequence genome:
- a CDS encoding hypothetical protein (At least one base has a quality score < 10), whose translation MRLADYRGSWSSWPRGSSELCLRTSFFSSPRYLIILPCATPGDGSSVSNSLLVLFCYQLAGPALSFYIQTDLVLYLFLTPFLLFPFGSRPSLKLSKHSCQLFQETYTTIMVPLFSPSGFGRFKDSHSRLTASASQKSVPSPMPSPSQPSPEPMATVLIGPKQQRFKVNKRLLCATSPFFADRFGDPSSSKSISLWLPRESSSMFGLFVDWVHLGLRFRPHLDEMISNAYDAGLEASQNIHWSLIRLHLFASRLGLYRLQDLAMDSIQDLYLRCDWDVPSGLITFLYTECEDLAAVRLRRWAVAMVAFSFTGGPRLTFHPQESATSEPTRFSDLLEELPEFASDYDIHMEKMRLSGLDIRFKNPQLRIPANRLRNDERAFGFRQCSFHSHRSSVGERRCPHESGSTKHRRVYQSSVKESGPESTGLSAPTRRYRDVVPRPLFSGPVDSDIGEDDDDEISKAIKHVRSISSTLKT comes from the coding sequence ATGCGATTGGCTGATTATCGAGGCTCCTGGTCGTCCTGGCCAAGGGGCTCAAGCGAGCTCTGTCTGAGgacctcttttttctcttcccccAGATACTTGATAATCCTGCCATGTGCCACTCCTGGTGACGGCTCTTCTGTTTCGAATTCTCTTCTCGTTTTGTTTTGCTATCAACTGGCCGGCCCAGCACTTTCCTTCTACATACAGACTGACTTGGTTTTATATTTGTTTCTTACCCCCTTCCTTCTGTTTCCTTTCGGGTCTCGTCCTTCACTGAAACTCTCAAAACACTCTTGCCAATTGTTCCAAGAGACATATACGACGATCATGGTTCCTCTTTTTAGCCCCTCTGGCTTTGGTCGTTTCAAGGATAGTCATAGCCGTTTGACTGCGAGCGCTTCACAAAAGTCGGTGCCTTCGCCAATGCCATCACCCTCGCAGCCTTCGCCTGAACCAATGGCGACTGTACTTATTGGCCCCAAGCAACAGCGCTTCAAGGTCAATAAGCGGCTGTTATGTGCAACCTCGCCCTTCTTTGCCGACCGTTTTGGTgatccttcaagctcaaagtcgaTCTCGTTATGGCTACCTCGCGAATCATCCTCAATGTTCGGTCTGTTTGTTGACTGGGTTCACCTCGGTCTTCGGTTTCGTCCacatcttgatgagatgatatCTAATGCATACGATGCTGGtcttgaagcttctcaaaatATCCACTGGTCTCTCATCCGCTTGCACCTCTTTGCATCACGTCTTGGACTCTATCGACTCCAGGACCTCGCCATGGACTCCATTCAGGACCTCTACCTTCGCTGCGATTGGGACGTTCCCTCTGGTCTCATTACTTTCCTCTACACAGAATGCGAGGATCTCGCTGCTGTCCGACTTCGAAGATGGGCTGTAGCCATGgtcgccttctccttcactGGTGGGCCCCGTCTCACCTTCCACCCTCAGGAATCTGCTACTTCGGAACCCACCCGCTTCAGTGATCTACTAGAAGAGCTGCCGGAGTTTGCAAGCGACTATGACATACATATGGAAAAGATGCGGCTCTCAGGTCTCGATATTCGCTTCAAGAACCCACAGCTGCGCATTCCAGCCAATCGCCTCCGCAATGATGAACGCGCATTTGGGTTCCGCCAATGTTCCTTTCACTCCCATCGCTCAAGCGTCGGCGAGCGACGATGCCCTCACGAATCAGGCTCAACAAAACACCGCCGTGTTTACCAATCATCGGTCAAGGAATCAGGGCCAGAATCCACAGGTCTGAGCGCCCCAACCCGGAGATATCGCGATGTCGTGCCCAGACCACTCTTTTCCGGGCCAGTAGACTCAGATATcggcgaggacgacgatgacgagattTCAAAAGCGATAAAGCATGTAAGATCTATTTCAAGTACACTCAAGACTTGA